The stretch of DNA TCCAACCCCAGATGGAAGGGGCGGCCGATAAAAAGAACAACCTGACCCTGAGCTTTGAAATCCCCGATGATTACCTATCCCAAGGGGAACAAATGGCCCGACAGGGGAGTTATTCGGAGGCGATAAAACTTTACCGGCAGGCGGTCGAACAGGACCCCAAAAATGTCAAAGCCTGGTGGGATATGGGCGATACCTATTACCGGCTCCGCCAAAAGGCGCTTGCGATCGATTGTTTTGAGAAAGCCTTGGAATTAAGGCCTGATAATAAGGTCCTCCGGGGCTGGTTGGATCGATATAGGGCCCAAAAACCTTGATAAGAGCATCTTTGGAATAAATAGGTCTTTTGACACCACTTATGGGTATGGCCCCCATCCGACCCCAAACCGACGAGACGGAGACATCCTTGGAAGACAGGGAACTGGTTGAAAAGCTCCTGGCCAAGGACCCAGAGGCGGAAAAGTTCTTTTTCAAGACCTACCACCCCAAACTTTTCCGTACTTGCAACCACATCCTGGGTTACCGGGACCCGGAAGCGGAGGACGTGGCCCAGGAAGCCTTCGTTGTGGCCCTGCGCAAGCTCCACGAGTTCGAATTCCGTTCCAGCCTGAACCGTTGGCTTTTCCGTATCTGCGTCTTCCTCTGCTTCGAGCGGATCCGCAAACGGAAACGGCAGATACTCCAATTGGAGGGGGAACTCGAGGCCTTGTCCCTTTCCATGATGCACGATAGGGAGGATGAGAGGCGGGAAGAGGATGAGCGCCGGAGGATGGTCCAGTTGGTCCGCGCCCAAAGGGACTTGATGGGGGAACCCTGCCAAGGGATCTTGAGGCGTTGGGATGAGGAGGACCAGAGTTACGCGGTGATCGCCGAAGCGCTCAAACTTCCGATCGGGACCGTCATGTCCCGTTTGGCGCGGTGCAAGGAAGCGTTGAAGCAACTAGTGATAAAGGTCCTCCGGGGAGGCGAACATGCCTGACCTGGTGGAGCGATTTTTTACGGAAGGACTGACGGACGAAGAGGAACAAGTCCTCAGCGAGTCCCTTGGGGCTTCGGACGAAATAGCGGAAAAATTCGCCGGTTTGGCCGAAGCGGCTTATGTCCGTTATGGTTTCCCGGAGCCGAGCGGTCCCGGTGCGCCTCCGCCGGAAGCTCCGGGTCCCGCTCCTTGGGGCCTTTGGATGGGCCTGGCCTTGCTTTTAGGCGCCGCTGGGGTGTTTTTGGCCCTTCGTCCATTCCAAATTTCCGTGGCATCCGTTGGAACGAGGTTGGACCAAGGGGTCGACCCGATCCCGTCAAAACCAAACCGGGATACAGGGGCCCCCGATCCCGGGGTGAGCGGGAAATCGGAGAAAATCAGGGAGAGTGAGAAAGATCTTGGAGCCCTAGGCGCTATCTCCGATGGGGCCATTTCCCCGCCCCGATCCTCGGAACACCCGGTCGGCGCCAGGGTACCATCGGAAGCGGAAGTGAATTCCCCCGCCCTTCCTCGGACCGAGGCGGCGCGGGGCCCCATCAATTTGGACCAGGACCCCAAAGCCCACTATTCGGGGGTCTCGGTCCAGGTCCATCTGACCCATCCAGGTCCCTTGCAAGTGAAGGTGTTCGACACCCGGGGCGTAGAAGTGACACCGCTTTATTCCGGGAGCCTTGGCACCGGTCATTGGGTCTTTGAATGGGACGGCCGTTTAGCCAATGGGGAGTTGGCCGCTCCCGGGTTCTATCAGATCGAAGTTCGGGTGGGCTCCTTTAGCCAGAGGAAGAGCATCCAGATCCGGTAGCTTTGTTGAAATTCTGTCCGAATTCCTTCGCCTTTTAGATTTCCCGTGAAAACTCTCCCTTAATTTTTTCGAATTTTTGGAATAAGCCCGACCCTTCCCGCCACTCTTTCACGAGTGCAATAGGACGACATGATATCCGTTTAAAAACCTCTTTCCCCCCGTGGAAAGGAATGTGACTTCCTATGAAACAGACAGACCGTATTTTAATAAAAGGATATAGCAGGATTGGGGCGGCCCTTATCGCCGCCCTTTTTTTCAATTTTGGTTCCGTGTTCTCCCAAACCCTCGCTGTTCACGGATTACCAGGAGACTGGTGGTCGGACAGGATCCTTGGCCAAGCCGATAACGGAATTCCGGGATCTGCTTTCAAGGAGATGTGCTTTAACGAAATTACAGAGAAAACACTTTTTGATCCGAAGAACGCCTGCATGGATCCTGCGCGGGACAGGTTATTTATTTGGGATTCAAGTAATAGCAGGATCCTAGTGGTCCATAACGCTACCAACGCGTCCCCTGGCCAAGGGGCCGATGTGGTCCTCGGGCAGCCTGATTTCCACCACGGCGCCTGTAACCACGATGGAAACAACCAGAATTACGATTGGCATCTTTCCGTCAATCCTGCCGTGACTCCGACTGCCGACTGTCTTTGCGGTGATGTTGGACAATCCCCAGCTGAATCATGGTCCATCAACAATATGGCGGTCGATCCCTCTGGAAATCTCTATGTGCCAGACCTTTTCAACAACCGGATCCTCCGTTTCGACAACCCTTTTTCCAACGGAGAATCCGCATCCTACGTTTGGGGTCAGCCCAATTTTAACGGGATGACCGGTAACAACGATGGGACCGGTCACGTAGGTGCCCCCTCGAACTCGAACTTGAGCTTTGACCGGGAAGGGGGGGTCGCCATAGACGGAAACGGAAATCTTTGGGTGGCGGATCAACTCAATAACCGTGTGCTCAGATTTCCTGTGGGCTGTACGGGTGTTCCCCAATCCCAGGCGGATGTGGTCTTGGGTCAGCCGAATTTTACTACCGCTGTTCCTTCGAGCGGTCCTTCCGATTACAGCCATCTCCTGAGTCCATCGGCGGTCCGGATTGACGCTTCAGGAAATGTTTATGTGGCGGAATATGGGAGCTTCGCACGGATCTCGGTGTTTTATCCGACGGGAACAAATCTAATGACCTGTGGGGTAAATTCGGTCACACAGTTTCAATATGCGAATTCCGCTACCGCTGATTATCACTTTCCGATAAGTATTAGCGTCGCGACCGGAATGGAATTCGATCCTCGAACCATTACTTTTCCGATAGAACCACCTCAAAACACCTATTCCGCCACCCAGTTCAGTCTCTGGATCAGTAATAGCGTTTCCCAGGTCCCCTACCAGGTATCTCTTTCGGGCGGCTTCCCGTCCGTGATCACGTCAGTGGTGGACCTTGCCACTTCGGTGCCGACCAACGGGGGATCGGCGGGGATCGCTGCGAATGGGGATATTTACAGTACTTTCACCAATAGTCACACCACAGCCAGGTTCCAGGCTCCAGGATATTCTTCTTATCAGGAAATTTTCGAAATGCCGGCGGCTGGGTTCCCTGTTCCCAATAAAACGGGAAACGTTGGTTTGTATGTTCCCAATGGAATCTCCGTGGTCCAGGCCGAGGGCCAAAGCCAGATCATCGTCGCGGATGGTCTCCGACTACATTTTTGGAACCTAGGGTCCAGCGGACCTTCCGGTCTTGCCAATGGCCAGCCGGAGGATGGATATGCGGGAACCAATCT from bacterium encodes:
- a CDS encoding RNA polymerase sigma factor, with product MEDRELVEKLLAKDPEAEKFFFKTYHPKLFRTCNHILGYRDPEAEDVAQEAFVVALRKLHEFEFRSSLNRWLFRICVFLCFERIRKRKRQILQLEGELEALSLSMMHDREDERREEDERRRMVQLVRAQRDLMGEPCQGILRRWDEEDQSYAVIAEALKLPIGTVMSRLARCKEALKQLVIKVLRGGEHA
- a CDS encoding FlgD immunoglobulin-like domain containing protein; translation: MNSPALPRTEAARGPINLDQDPKAHYSGVSVQVHLTHPGPLQVKVFDTRGVEVTPLYSGSLGTGHWVFEWDGRLANGELAAPGFYQIEVRVGSFSQRKSIQIR